A single window of Sporosarcina sp. Marseille-Q4943 DNA harbors:
- a CDS encoding ABC transporter ATP-binding protein, translated as MKKYMLQNLYSNALVFTMVFGLSLLGVATAVILTFATNALLAGDFKTFITWSLINLLAWGLMLLLNYFTSVYQQKVIQKMSTQIRVDFATGLENIDYEAYHERSNGQYISWMTNDLKTIEDVGFRNVYAFAGSLFSITLSSIALFSYHYALLILTIVLAVIMFYLPDKFTHHVQKATLKLSKSNENLTNKIKGYLDGFDVLYFAQKRNKLRERFMQVSQDFGKEKVNYEKTNGKLNNGIGLLNILSQLLVDLATGLLVIAKSITFGAISTTGNLASTIFNSLAQLSGQRIQIKSSRAIFEKLNKVIDMEYSSENHDMSQNEYLEELVLDDISFSYDGKKVLDNFNMVIKKGCKYAIIGESGSGKSTLLKIIAGQIKDFKGHFSVNGIVNNGDLMQMAQYIDQNVYLFQDSFRNNITLWDNYADDLIESCMKKAHVNFLKDIDEIAEENGRNLSGGQRQRIALARSFIQNKKFLLIDEGTSSLDRKSAKFIEEALLKDPALTVVMVTHRLEPESLELFDEVIDLTPNNEFIPTA; from the coding sequence ATGAAAAAATACATGCTTCAGAATCTCTATAGTAATGCTTTAGTATTCACAATGGTATTCGGTTTATCACTACTGGGAGTTGCCACTGCTGTCATTTTGACTTTCGCTACGAACGCTTTGTTGGCTGGTGATTTTAAAACGTTTATCACATGGTCCCTTATCAACCTTCTCGCCTGGGGACTAATGCTTTTATTGAACTATTTTACGTCTGTTTATCAACAAAAAGTCATCCAAAAGATGAGTACACAGATAAGGGTCGATTTTGCAACTGGATTAGAGAATATTGACTACGAGGCTTATCATGAACGTTCCAACGGTCAGTATATCTCTTGGATGACCAACGACCTTAAAACGATAGAAGACGTCGGCTTTAGGAATGTATATGCCTTTGCAGGAAGTTTGTTTAGCATTACATTATCTTCAATTGCATTATTTAGTTACCACTACGCTTTGTTGATTTTAACTATAGTCCTTGCTGTTATTATGTTTTACTTACCAGACAAATTTACCCATCATGTTCAGAAGGCAACATTGAAACTTTCTAAATCAAATGAGAATCTAACGAATAAAATTAAAGGATACTTGGATGGGTTTGATGTTCTATACTTTGCTCAAAAAAGAAATAAACTGAGAGAAAGATTCATGCAAGTAAGTCAAGACTTCGGAAAAGAAAAAGTTAACTATGAAAAAACAAATGGTAAACTCAACAATGGAATCGGGTTGCTAAATATTCTGAGCCAACTACTCGTCGATCTCGCAACTGGCCTACTTGTAATTGCTAAAAGTATTACGTTTGGAGCCATTAGTACTACCGGTAATTTGGCCTCTACAATTTTCAATTCCTTAGCCCAACTTAGTGGTCAAAGAATTCAGATTAAATCATCTCGAGCAATTTTCGAAAAACTTAATAAAGTTATTGATATGGAATATTCATCAGAAAATCATGATATGTCTCAGAATGAGTACCTGGAAGAGCTGGTTTTGGATGATATATCCTTTTCATACGATGGTAAAAAGGTACTTGATAACTTTAATATGGTTATAAAGAAGGGTTGTAAATATGCTATTATCGGTGAGAGCGGGTCTGGGAAAAGTACGCTTCTAAAGATCATAGCTGGTCAGATCAAGGATTTTAAAGGACATTTTTCAGTAAACGGCATTGTAAATAATGGCGATCTTATGCAGATGGCTCAATATATTGACCAAAACGTTTATTTATTCCAAGATAGTTTTCGAAATAATATCACCCTTTGGGATAATTACGCCGATGATCTAATTGAATCATGCATGAAGAAGGCGCACGTTAACTTTTTGAAAGATATTGATGAAATAGCTGAAGAAAACGGAAGAAACTTATCTGGGGGGCAAAGACAAAGAATAGCATTGGCAAGGAGCTTCATTCAAAATAAAAAATTTTTACTTATCGATGAGGGCACTTCTTCATTAGACAGAAAATCTGCAAAGTTTATTGAAGAGGCACTGTTAAAAGACCCAGCATTAACAGTCGTCATGGTTACACATAGACTAGAGCCAGAAAGTCTCGAACTTTTCGACGAAGTTATTGATTTAACACCGAATAATGAGTTTATCCCAACTGCGTAA
- a CDS encoding helix-turn-helix domain-containing protein — protein sequence MNFGKTFKKVRRGRGLTIENLSDEYISKSTISRFERSEADITLEKLILLLNKVKISMREFVFLSNISTFKTSLEFLSKAVLEKDVQMLKELVEEEWSQFEEGESNYSKLAAIVLEMHYRSLLKEEVNQEHINYLTDYLFQCDIWTQFDLVLFGNSIAYLPIETSIVLSKELIKKTSIFHNDRQVFETVINTIINMIMVCLRSERISEAGIFIKKMSVFAIDETFFLEKIMLKFVKGVYLFKEGQKVEGEKMVSEALQAMILAEAYKMEENFRSFYEAISNECTSQ from the coding sequence ATGAACTTTGGCAAAACATTTAAAAAGGTTAGGAGAGGAAGAGGTCTTACAATAGAAAATTTATCTGATGAATATATATCCAAATCAACCATCTCCAGATTTGAAAGAAGCGAGGCAGATATTACCTTAGAAAAATTAATTCTCTTACTAAATAAGGTTAAGATTTCTATGAGAGAGTTTGTGTTCTTATCCAACATCTCTACATTTAAAACATCTTTAGAATTTTTATCTAAGGCTGTACTTGAGAAAGATGTCCAAATGCTAAAAGAATTAGTTGAAGAAGAGTGGTCACAATTTGAAGAAGGGGAGAGCAATTATTCGAAATTAGCTGCTATTGTATTGGAAATGCACTATAGAAGTCTACTTAAAGAGGAAGTAAATCAAGAGCACATTAATTATCTGACCGATTATCTATTCCAATGTGATATTTGGACACAATTTGATTTAGTTCTATTTGGGAACTCAATTGCTTATCTTCCAATCGAAACATCGATTGTACTTTCTAAGGAACTAATAAAAAAGACGAGCATCTTTCATAATGATAGACAAGTATTCGAGACAGTAATTAATACGATCATAAATATGATTATGGTTTGTCTCCGAAGTGAGCGAATATCCGAAGCCGGTATATTCATAAAAAAAATGAGTGTATTCGCCATTGATGAGACGTTTTTTTTGGAAAAGATCATGCTGAAATTTGTTAAAGGCGTATATTTATTCAAGGAAGGGCAAAAAGTTGAAGGTGAAAAGATGGTTTCCGAGGCATTACAAGCAATGATTCTCGCAGAAGCATATAAGATGGAGGAAAACTTCCGCTCATTTTATGAGGCTATTTCAAACGAATGTACTAGCCAATAA
- a CDS encoding lanthionine synthetase LanC family protein, whose translation MVDISPDNVMVDGDLNVYFIDLEDCFIEAFQNKASYSIPNAYFSNSDLLDLDIFNQDKHKVGYLIMSVLCSANEMLSMDKTGAITLKIFNEFSRRYSIPNKMYQTILNLICNPSFSLLNRKEYTYPTDQTIYSVSEDYKILLKSLKTAKKDCLSPEEFCGLIYIEHDAATNINVEELSLVNQCLYLIKEVSHTNNLLILERIMSKERELKENLNRFMEEANYSLTDGALAVAYFYLKLYEVTLEKEFLSNTLHILLEINEEGKYISHGKLIPNSKFTCSPYMKYTSGYIRLGLMYLRHKDNDKLKTILKDYLKGIDNNFPKNPSYLNGLSGIADTFIDAYKFYGDASYLNSALDKYTVIRLFKLDNDTYPCNDLEKVSLGFNNGMLGILHFFNNLFSEVEVGI comes from the coding sequence TTGGTAGATATATCCCCTGATAATGTCATGGTTGATGGTGACTTGAATGTTTATTTTATAGACCTGGAAGATTGTTTTATTGAAGCATTTCAAAATAAAGCTTCATACAGCATTCCTAACGCCTATTTTAGTAATAGTGATCTTTTAGATTTAGATATATTCAATCAGGACAAACACAAAGTGGGCTACCTAATCATGAGCGTTCTTTGCAGTGCAAACGAGATGTTATCGATGGATAAGACAGGTGCCATAACATTAAAAATTTTCAATGAATTTTCTAGACGATATTCAATACCGAATAAAATGTATCAAACAATATTAAATTTGATATGCAATCCGAGTTTTAGCCTCTTAAATAGGAAAGAATATACCTATCCAACCGACCAAACTATTTACTCAGTTTCCGAAGATTATAAAATACTTTTAAAGAGCCTAAAGACAGCTAAGAAAGATTGCCTGTCACCGGAAGAATTCTGTGGTCTAATATACATTGAACATGATGCTGCAACAAATATTAATGTTGAAGAGCTATCGCTAGTGAACCAATGTCTCTATCTAATAAAGGAAGTTTCTCACACCAATAATCTATTAATACTGGAAAGGATAATGTCTAAAGAAAGGGAGCTAAAGGAGAATTTGAATCGGTTTATGGAAGAAGCAAATTATAGTTTAACTGATGGTGCACTAGCAGTTGCCTACTTTTATTTAAAGTTGTACGAAGTAACTTTGGAAAAAGAGTTCTTATCAAATACTTTACACATTTTGCTGGAGATAAATGAAGAGGGTAAATATATAAGCCATGGAAAACTAATACCAAATAGTAAATTTACTTGTTCTCCTTATATGAAATATACTTCTGGTTACATCAGACTAGGATTAATGTATTTGAGACATAAAGACAACGATAAACTAAAGACCATTCTAAAGGATTACTTAAAGGGTATTGATAATAACTTCCCCAAAAATCCGTCCTACCTTAATGGGCTTTCGGGAATTGCAGATACTTTTATTGATGCCTATAAATTCTATGGGGATGCAAGTTACTTAAATAGTGCCTTAGATAAATACACAGTCATTAGGCTATTCAAGCTCGATAACGATACTTATCCTTGCAACGACTTAGAAAAGGTCAGTCTTGGTTTTAATAATGGTATGTTAGGTATTCTCCATTTCTTTAATAATCTATTCTCTGAAGTTGAGGTTGGTATATGA